A single region of the Dehalococcoides mccartyi genome encodes:
- the cysS gene encoding cysteine--tRNA ligase, translating into MKIYNTLSGKLEEFIPLEDGKVKMYVCGITPQSEPHIGHAMSYINFDVIRRYLSYKGYRVKYIQNFTDIDDKIIAKANAQGIEPSTLAERNIGVFLDAMAALNITPADYYPRATQEVPKIIEMVSGLIEKGYAYEAGGSVYLRVQQVEGYGKLSHRTLEQMMAGARVEIDGEKEYPMDFALWKATKPGEPSWESPWGLGRPGWHIECSAMSLRYLGEQIDIHGGGQDLIFPHHENEIAQSECFSGVKPFVKYWLHNGLLKLGEEKMSKSLGNLVTIKEALSHYSADALRIFVLSSSYRNPLTYSEEALEAAEKGAERLRQTAARQDNPQANETNVDVKTYRERFTQYLDNDFNTSAALATIFDLSRELNRIEAEGGKSTDGQKLFKELADILGLSLKIAEPETGTDSVPFIELLIELRKDLRLAKQYQLADKIRTSLDSAGILLEDSAGGTVWKAKK; encoded by the coding sequence ATGAAAATATATAACACTTTATCCGGCAAGCTGGAAGAATTTATTCCTCTGGAAGATGGCAAGGTAAAAATGTATGTCTGCGGCATAACCCCGCAGTCAGAGCCGCATATCGGCCATGCCATGAGCTATATAAACTTTGATGTAATCCGCCGTTACCTCAGCTACAAAGGTTACCGGGTAAAATATATCCAGAATTTCACAGATATAGATGACAAGATAATTGCCAAAGCCAACGCTCAGGGCATAGAGCCTTCTACCCTGGCCGAAAGAAATATAGGGGTGTTTCTGGATGCCATGGCCGCACTCAACATAACTCCGGCAGACTACTACCCGCGGGCAACTCAGGAAGTGCCCAAGATAATAGAAATGGTCTCCGGACTTATAGAAAAAGGCTATGCATACGAGGCAGGCGGCAGTGTCTACCTGCGGGTGCAGCAGGTGGAAGGATACGGCAAACTGTCCCACCGCACTCTGGAACAGATGATGGCCGGTGCCCGGGTGGAAATTGATGGAGAAAAAGAATACCCTATGGACTTTGCCCTTTGGAAAGCCACCAAGCCTGGTGAACCTTCCTGGGAAAGTCCCTGGGGATTGGGACGCCCTGGCTGGCATATTGAGTGTTCGGCCATGTCTCTGCGTTATCTTGGAGAGCAGATAGATATACACGGCGGCGGGCAGGACCTTATCTTTCCCCACCATGAAAATGAAATAGCCCAGTCAGAGTGTTTTAGCGGGGTCAAACCCTTTGTAAAATATTGGCTGCATAACGGCCTTCTCAAGCTTGGCGAAGAAAAAATGAGCAAGTCACTTGGTAATCTGGTTACCATAAAAGAAGCCCTCAGCCACTATTCGGCTGATGCCCTGCGTATTTTTGTGCTTAGCTCCAGCTATCGTAATCCGCTTACTTATTCTGAAGAAGCCCTGGAAGCGGCCGAAAAAGGGGCGGAACGCCTGCGTCAGACAGCCGCCAGACAGGATAATCCCCAAGCCAATGAAACAAATGTAGATGTTAAGACATACCGTGAGCGGTTTACCCAGTATTTGGACAATGACTTTAATACCTCAGCCGCTTTGGCTACTATCTTTGACCTCAGTAGGGAGTTAAACCGTATTGAAGCTGAGGGTGGTAAAAGTACGGACGGACAAAAACTGTTTAAAGAACTTGCAGATATTCTCGGGCTGAGTCTAAAAATAGCAGAACCCGAGACTGGGACCGATTCCGTACCTTTTATAGAGTTGTTGATAGAACTCAGAAAAGACCTGCGTCTGGCAAAGCAGTACCAGCTGGCAGACAAAATCCGTACCAGTCTGGATTCTGCCGGGATACTTCTTGAAGATTCTGCCGGTGGCACTGTCTGGAAAGCAAAAAAGTAA
- a CDS encoding tyrosine-type recombinase/integrase yields the protein MLLDHLTSSSSNEQSKAETYHLTDFKNLSGRLKAFILTCKVARLSPHTIKYYTYALTSFLGYCSTLGINAVEEIEANHVRLYLVKLQERNNPTSVLDYYKAVKRFFNWLIEEGVLSKSPLATIKPPRTEQKVIRPFTKQQIEDLLNTCGDSPTGLRNRAMILTMLDTGLRVSEMAAIQLKDVDFDKETIIVMGKGAKQRIVRIGHKTQESILRYLLTRQDECPALWLSTTGTGLSTEGIKVVVRELGKRSGITGVRCSPHTFRHTFATQSLINGAGEFEVQSLLGHSTLTMTKRYTASLRSEYAVQEHKKFSPVDNMRL from the coding sequence ATGCTTTTAGACCATTTAACTAGTTCCAGTTCCAACGAACAGTCCAAAGCTGAAACCTACCATTTAACTGATTTCAAAAACCTCTCCGGCAGGCTGAAAGCCTTTATCCTTACGTGCAAAGTTGCCCGATTATCTCCGCATACTATCAAATACTACACTTATGCCCTTACTTCATTTTTAGGCTATTGCTCTACCTTGGGCATAAATGCAGTTGAGGAGATAGAGGCAAACCACGTCAGGCTTTACTTAGTCAAACTACAGGAGAGGAATAACCCGACCTCAGTACTTGATTACTACAAGGCTGTAAAGCGCTTCTTTAACTGGCTTATTGAGGAAGGCGTGCTTTCAAAAAGTCCCCTGGCCACCATTAAGCCGCCCCGGACAGAACAAAAAGTAATCCGGCCATTTACCAAACAGCAAATAGAAGATCTGCTTAATACCTGCGGAGATAGTCCAACCGGGTTGAGAAACCGGGCCATGATACTCACTATGCTGGATACCGGGCTGCGTGTTTCTGAAATGGCAGCTATCCAGCTAAAAGACGTAGATTTTGATAAGGAAACCATAATCGTAATGGGTAAGGGCGCTAAGCAACGTATAGTTCGCATTGGACATAAAACCCAGGAATCTATCCTACGTTACCTGCTTACCAGGCAAGACGAATGCCCGGCACTCTGGCTTTCAACTACAGGCACTGGTCTTTCAACCGAAGGGATAAAAGTAGTAGTACGGGAATTGGGTAAAAGATCAGGAATTACTGGCGTAAGGTGCAGCCCCCATACTTTCCGGCATACCTTTGCTACTCAATCACTTATAAACGGGGCAGGAGAATTTGAAGTTCAATCTTTGCTTGGCCATAGCACCTTAACCATGACAAAACGCTATACAGCGAGCTTAAGAAGTGAATATGCTGTTCAGGAACACAAAAAATTCAGTCCAGTGGATAATATGAGACTATAA
- the radA gene encoding DNA repair protein RadA, translating into MEKSRRVYVCSNCGRESLKWLGRCPGCQEWNTLEETTVVSPVGRKNEPARVISPAAELSSLQAAETTRRSLSISEFNRVLGGGIVPGSLMLLGGEPGIGKSTLLLQVAASVAQSGGKVVYVSGEENPAQIKMRAQRLGISGEGLFLMAETDLNAILAQLSVLSPSLVVIDSIQTVFLPELEAAPGAINQVRESALRLMQWAKSSGASVFITAHVTKEGNIAGPRILEHIVDVVMYFEGESQSAYRLVRSVKNRFGSTNEVGIFEMKSEGLVEVANPSQIFLSNRQTNTVGSAVTAVLEGSRPLLVEVQALTNTTSFGQPRRTANGVDFNRTLMIAAVLSKRLSMRLGTQDIIVNATGGIRLDEPAADLAIALAIASSYRDIGVCPETIALGEIGLSGEMRTISHLERRLSEASRLGFKRALVPAGANCHNVHNIQIIPVSTVKEAVRLALTGVKTETEDVFE; encoded by the coding sequence ATGGAAAAAAGCCGTAGAGTTTATGTTTGTTCCAACTGCGGGCGTGAGAGCCTGAAGTGGCTGGGGCGCTGTCCCGGCTGTCAGGAATGGAATACCCTTGAAGAAACAACGGTTGTTTCACCTGTAGGACGTAAAAATGAACCTGCCCGTGTTATCAGCCCGGCGGCTGAGCTTTCCAGTCTGCAGGCAGCCGAAACCACCCGGCGGAGTTTATCTATTTCGGAGTTCAACCGGGTATTAGGCGGCGGCATAGTGCCGGGTTCGCTTATGCTTTTGGGTGGTGAGCCGGGAATCGGCAAATCCACTCTTCTTCTTCAGGTGGCGGCTTCGGTAGCACAAAGCGGCGGTAAGGTAGTATATGTTTCAGGGGAAGAAAACCCCGCTCAGATAAAAATGCGCGCCCAACGTCTTGGTATCAGCGGCGAAGGGCTTTTCCTTATGGCTGAGACCGACCTTAATGCCATTCTGGCTCAGCTTTCAGTCCTCAGCCCGTCATTGGTCGTTATTGACTCTATCCAAACTGTATTCCTGCCGGAGCTTGAGGCCGCACCCGGTGCTATAAATCAGGTGCGTGAATCAGCCCTCCGCCTTATGCAGTGGGCTAAAAGCAGCGGTGCCAGTGTATTTATAACAGCCCATGTTACTAAAGAAGGCAATATAGCCGGGCCGCGCATATTGGAACACATAGTAGATGTAGTCATGTACTTTGAGGGAGAGTCCCAGAGTGCTTACCGTTTAGTGCGTTCTGTCAAAAACCGCTTCGGTTCCACTAACGAAGTGGGTATATTTGAAATGAAAAGTGAAGGTCTGGTAGAAGTAGCTAACCCTTCCCAGATATTTTTATCAAATCGCCAGACAAACACGGTAGGCTCGGCTGTAACCGCTGTACTGGAGGGCAGCCGTCCTTTGCTGGTTGAGGTGCAGGCACTTACCAATACCACCAGTTTCGGCCAGCCGCGCCGCACTGCCAACGGGGTGGATTTTAACCGCACCCTTATGATAGCTGCGGTCCTCTCCAAACGCCTGTCCATGCGTTTAGGTACGCAGGACATTATTGTAAACGCCACCGGCGGTATCCGTTTGGATGAGCCGGCTGCAGATTTGGCTATTGCACTGGCTATTGCTTCCAGTTACCGGGATATCGGCGTATGCCCCGAAACTATCGCTCTGGGAGAGATTGGTCTTTCTGGGGAAATGCGGACTATTTCCCATCTGGAAAGGCGTCTTTCCGAGGCCAGCCGTTTGGGTTTTAAAAGGGCTTTGGTACCGGCCGGTGCTAACTGCCACAATGTACATAATATCCAGATAATTCCGGTTTCAACTGTCAAAGAGGCAGTGAGGCTGGCACTTACCGGGGTGAAAACGGAGACGGAAGATGTTTTTGAATGA
- the ispF gene encoding 2-C-methyl-D-erythritol 2,4-cyclodiphosphate synthase → MRVGNGYDVHRLAPGQKLVLGGVEIPFECGLIGWSDADVLTHAIMDSLLGAAALGDIGLYFPPGDPKFKGISSLKLLEQVTALLAEKGFGIINIDSVIVAEEPKLRGHVDTMRKHLAKAMGIDPGRVGIKASTSEQLGFVGREEGMAAWAVALVDEK, encoded by the coding sequence ATGCGTGTTGGAAACGGTTATGACGTACATCGTCTGGCACCGGGGCAGAAACTGGTGCTGGGCGGGGTGGAAATTCCTTTTGAGTGTGGGCTTATCGGCTGGAGTGATGCGGACGTGCTTACCCACGCCATTATGGATTCGCTTCTGGGGGCGGCGGCGCTGGGGGATATAGGGCTTTACTTCCCTCCGGGTGACCCCAAGTTCAAGGGCATATCTTCACTAAAGCTCCTTGAGCAGGTAACAGCCTTGCTGGCTGAAAAAGGTTTCGGGATAATAAATATAGATTCAGTTATAGTAGCGGAGGAACCAAAGCTACGTGGCCATGTAGATACCATGCGTAAACACCTTGCCAAGGCCATGGGGATAGACCCGGGGCGGGTAGGGATAAAAGCCAGCACTTCGGAGCAACTCGGCTTTGTAGGCCGCGAGGAAGGCATGGCAGCCTGGGCAGTGGCCCTCGTAGACGAAAAATAG
- a CDS encoding ATP-dependent Clp protease ATP-binding subunit produces MSSRFDKFSERARRVLTYAQEEAQSLNHNYIGTEHILLGLVREEEGVAARVLVNMEVNLAKVRSAVEFILGRGEHPATSETGLTSRAKKVIELGIDEARNLGHNYIGTEHLLLGLLREGEGAAAGVLESFGVTVEKVRTEVGRILNQGLNKPKTSRTTPSRTPQLDQLGFDLTAAARTGKLDPVIGRAKEIERVVQILSRRTKNNPALIGEPGVGKTSIVEGLAQRIVSGDVPETLEQKHIISLDVASLVAGTKYRGEFEERLKKVIEEIKTAGNIILFIDEFHTMVGAGAAEGAVDAANILKPSLARGEVQVIGATTLDDFRKYVERDAALERRFQPVLVEEPAIEDTLNILRGIKERYEEHHKLIISEEAIAAAANMAARYIPDRFLPDKAIDLVDEAASRVRIKKRTKPVSLKEMKAIEDSYRRDKEAALATQQYDYASELRERELQIAEKIRRMEDEWQNEQAMDKPVVGEEDIAQVVSMWTGVPLVQLTGDETERLLHMEEALHERIIGQEEAIVTISKAVRRARAGLKDPRHPIGNFVFLGPTGVGKTELARALAQFMFGSEDALVRLDMSEFMEKFAVSRLVGAPPGYVGYDEGGQLTEAVRRKSYCLILLDEIEKAHPDVFNILLQIFDDGHLTDAKGRRVDFRNTIIIMTSNIGAELIRKGSGTIGFATQTDESKAQQTNFEHMKDKLLGELKKSFRPEFLNRIDSVVVFHSLNKEQIRSIVDLMLKSVIKQMSEKGIGLEVTESAKDLLGKKGYDEVYGARPLRRTIQTMIEDRLSEDLLRAKFKAGDKVIVDTAEDEIIVRLAEPAELSQATS; encoded by the coding sequence ATGTCTAGTAGATTTGATAAATTTTCTGAAAGAGCGCGCCGGGTTCTTACCTATGCACAGGAAGAGGCCCAGAGCCTTAACCATAACTATATCGGTACCGAGCATATTCTGCTGGGGCTGGTAAGGGAAGAAGAAGGCGTGGCTGCTCGAGTACTGGTCAACATGGAAGTAAATTTGGCCAAAGTACGTTCTGCCGTTGAATTTATACTTGGGCGGGGCGAACACCCGGCTACCTCTGAAACCGGTCTTACCTCCAGAGCCAAAAAGGTAATAGAACTGGGTATTGATGAAGCCAGAAACTTGGGGCACAACTATATCGGCACTGAGCACCTGCTTTTAGGTTTACTGCGCGAAGGCGAAGGAGCAGCTGCCGGTGTGCTTGAGAGTTTCGGGGTTACTGTTGAAAAGGTACGCACCGAAGTGGGGCGTATTTTAAATCAGGGCTTAAATAAACCTAAAACCAGCCGTACAACTCCCAGCCGGACCCCCCAGCTTGACCAGCTGGGCTTTGACCTTACGGCTGCTGCCAGAACCGGCAAGCTTGACCCGGTTATCGGTCGTGCCAAAGAAATAGAGCGGGTCGTTCAGATTCTTTCCCGCCGTACCAAAAATAACCCCGCACTTATCGGCGAACCCGGTGTCGGCAAAACCTCCATTGTAGAGGGGCTTGCCCAGCGGATTGTTTCGGGTGACGTGCCGGAAACTCTGGAACAAAAACATATAATTTCTCTGGACGTGGCCTCACTGGTAGCCGGTACTAAATACCGGGGTGAATTTGAGGAACGGCTCAAGAAAGTTATTGAAGAGATTAAAACCGCAGGCAATATAATCCTGTTTATAGACGAATTTCATACCATGGTGGGTGCCGGTGCCGCCGAGGGTGCGGTAGATGCCGCTAATATCCTCAAGCCTTCGCTGGCCAGAGGTGAGGTACAGGTAATAGGGGCAACCACTCTGGATGACTTCCGCAAGTATGTTGAACGGGATGCCGCACTTGAGCGGCGTTTCCAGCCGGTGCTGGTGGAAGAACCGGCCATAGAAGATACCCTGAATATTCTTCGCGGCATAAAAGAGCGCTACGAAGAGCATCATAAGCTTATCATCAGCGAAGAAGCTATTGCCGCTGCCGCCAATATGGCTGCCAGATATATACCTGACCGCTTTTTGCCGGACAAGGCTATAGATTTGGTTGACGAAGCTGCTTCACGGGTGCGGATAAAGAAGCGCACCAAGCCGGTCTCTCTGAAAGAGATGAAAGCCATAGAAGACAGCTACCGCCGGGATAAAGAAGCCGCTTTGGCTACCCAGCAGTATGACTATGCCTCCGAATTGCGTGAGCGGGAGCTTCAGATAGCTGAAAAGATACGCCGCATGGAAGACGAGTGGCAGAACGAACAGGCTATGGACAAGCCGGTAGTGGGCGAAGAAGATATTGCCCAGGTGGTCAGCATGTGGACGGGTGTTCCGCTGGTACAGCTTACCGGTGACGAAACCGAACGTCTTTTACATATGGAAGAAGCCCTGCATGAGCGGATTATCGGCCAGGAAGAAGCTATTGTTACCATATCCAAGGCTGTCAGGCGGGCACGGGCCGGTCTTAAAGACCCCCGCCACCCCATCGGCAACTTTGTTTTCCTCGGGCCTACCGGCGTGGGTAAAACCGAGCTGGCACGGGCGCTTGCCCAGTTTATGTTTGGTTCGGAAGATGCTTTGGTTCGGCTGGATATGTCCGAATTTATGGAAAAATTTGCCGTATCCCGTCTGGTGGGTGCACCTCCCGGATATGTGGGTTATGATGAGGGCGGTCAGCTGACTGAAGCCGTTCGCCGCAAGTCGTACTGCCTGATACTGTTGGACGAAATAGAAAAAGCTCATCCTGATGTTTTCAACATACTTCTGCAGATATTTGATGACGGCCACCTGACAGATGCCAAGGGCAGAAGGGTGGATTTTCGGAATACCATTATTATCATGACCTCAAACATTGGGGCTGAGCTTATCCGCAAGGGCAGCGGGACTATCGGTTTTGCTACCCAGACAGATGAATCAAAGGCTCAGCAAACTAACTTTGAGCATATGAAAGACAAGCTGCTGGGTGAGCTCAAGAAGAGTTTCCGTCCGGAATTCTTGAACCGCATTGACAGCGTGGTGGTTTTCCACTCGCTGAACAAAGAGCAGATTCGCAGCATTGTTGACCTGATGCTTAAGAGTGTTATCAAGCAGATGTCTGAAAAGGGTATCGGGCTTGAAGTGACTGAATCTGCCAAAGACCTGCTGGGTAAGAAAGGTTATGATGAGGTTTATGGTGCAAGGCCGCTGCGCCGCACTATACAAACCATGATAGAAGATCGTCTGTCCGAGGACCTTCTGCGGGCTAAATTTAAAGCCGGGGATAAAGTGATAGTGGATACTGCTGAAGATGAAATAATTGTCCGTCTGGCAGAGCCGGCTGAGCTTAGTCAGGCTACTTCGTAA
- a CDS encoding 2-C-methyl-D-erythritol 4-phosphate cytidylyltransferase, with translation MFLNEKVGAVIVAAGQSRRMEGQDKIFALLAGKPVLAHTLSVFQKSPEIDDIALVMAEHNIEKAKELIKEYNFSKVIAVCPGGELRQDSVCSGLTALCDCGWIIIHDGARPLLDTASIPEGLEAAKLCGSAIAAVPLKDTIKEISPEGLVEKTLPREKLISVQTPQVFRADIIQKAYRRVGVTATDDAQLVEKLKLPVKIFSGAYANIKITTPEDLLMAEILLKKGR, from the coding sequence ATGTTTTTGAATGAAAAAGTCGGGGCAGTTATTGTAGCTGCCGGTCAGAGCCGCCGCATGGAGGGACAGGACAAAATATTTGCCTTGCTCGCCGGGAAACCTGTTCTGGCTCACACCCTTTCGGTTTTTCAAAAATCCCCGGAAATAGATGATATTGCTCTGGTTATGGCCGAACACAATATTGAAAAAGCTAAAGAGCTGATCAAAGAATATAATTTCAGCAAGGTAATTGCCGTATGCCCGGGCGGCGAACTCCGTCAGGACTCTGTCTGTTCGGGGCTGACTGCCTTGTGTGATTGCGGTTGGATAATAATTCATGACGGGGCGCGTCCCCTGCTTGATACTGCTTCCATACCCGAAGGACTGGAAGCTGCTAAACTCTGTGGTTCGGCTATTGCGGCCGTACCCCTCAAAGACACCATTAAAGAAATATCCCCGGAAGGGCTGGTAGAAAAAACCCTGCCCAGAGAAAAACTGATATCTGTCCAGACGCCCCAGGTATTCCGGGCAGACATTATCCAGAAAGCCTATCGCAGAGTGGGTGTAACCGCAACGGATGATGCCCAGCTGGTAGAAAAATTGAAGCTCCCTGTCAAGATATTCTCTGGTGCATATGCTAATATAAAGATAACCACACCCGAAGACCTGCTTATGGCAGAAATACTGCTGAAGAAAGGACGGTGA